In Streptomyces sp. DG2A-72, one genomic interval encodes:
- a CDS encoding bifunctional succinyldiaminopimelate transaminase/glutamate-prephenate aminotransferase, producing MSAVSDRLPTFPWDKLAPYKKTAAAHPDGIVDLSVGTPVDPVPELIQKALIAAADSPGYPTVWGTPELRDAITGWVERRLGAREVTHHHVLPIVGSKELVAWLPTQLGLGPGDRVAHPRLAYPTYEVGARLARADHEVYDDPTTLDPTNLKLLWLNSPSNPTGKVLSKAELIRIVAWAREHGVLLFSDECYLELGWEADPVSVLHPDVNGGSYEGIVAVHSLSKRSNLAGYRAAFLAGDPEVLGPLLEIRKHGGMMTSAPTQAAVIAALSDDEHVRIQRDRYAARRESLRAALLTHGFRIEHSEASLYLWATRDESCWDTLAHLAALGILVAPGDFYGEAGKKFVRVALTATDERVQAAVERLA from the coding sequence GTGTCCGCAGTCTCCGACCGCCTGCCCACCTTCCCGTGGGACAAGCTCGCGCCGTACAAGAAGACGGCTGCAGCCCACCCCGACGGCATCGTCGACCTGTCGGTCGGCACCCCGGTCGACCCGGTCCCCGAGCTGATCCAGAAGGCGCTGATCGCCGCGGCCGACTCCCCGGGCTATCCGACCGTCTGGGGCACGCCCGAGCTGCGCGACGCGATCACCGGCTGGGTGGAGCGCCGACTGGGCGCCCGCGAGGTCACCCACCACCACGTCCTGCCGATCGTCGGCTCCAAGGAACTGGTCGCCTGGCTCCCGACCCAGCTGGGCCTCGGCCCCGGCGACCGGGTCGCCCACCCGCGCCTGGCGTACCCGACGTACGAGGTCGGCGCCCGCCTGGCGAGGGCGGACCACGAGGTGTACGACGACCCGACGACGCTGGACCCGACGAACCTGAAGCTCCTCTGGCTCAACTCCCCGTCGAACCCGACCGGCAAGGTGCTGTCCAAGGCCGAACTGATCCGGATCGTCGCCTGGGCCCGCGAGCACGGCGTCCTGCTCTTCTCCGACGAGTGCTACCTGGAGCTGGGCTGGGAGGCCGACCCGGTCTCGGTCCTGCACCCGGACGTGAACGGCGGCTCGTACGAGGGCATCGTCGCCGTCCACTCCCTCTCCAAGCGCTCCAACCTGGCGGGCTACCGCGCGGCCTTCCTCGCCGGCGACCCGGAGGTCCTCGGCCCCCTCCTGGAGATCCGCAAGCACGGCGGCATGATGACCTCCGCGCCCACCCAGGCCGCCGTGATCGCCGCCCTCTCCGACGACGAGCACGTCCGCATCCAGCGCGACCGCTACGCCGCCCGCCGCGAGTCCCTCCGCGCAGCCCTCCTCACCCACGGCTTCCGCATCGAACACAGCGAGGCCAGCCTCTACCTCTGGGCCACGAGAGACGAGTCCTGCTGGGACACCCTCGCCCACCTCGCCGCCCTCGGCATCCTGGTCGCACCGGGCGACTTCTACGGCGAGGCAGGCAAAAAGTTCGTACGAGTGGCTCTCACAGCGACGGACGAGAGGGTGCAGGCGGCGGTAGAACGCCTGGCGTGA